A window of Streptomyces marispadix contains these coding sequences:
- a CDS encoding nuclear transport factor 2 family protein: protein MSRFDDHPNVRTALRYHEAVARLAAPEELKQFLHPDMVHAQLPNALFPAGVDRDLTESLAASTQARTLLTGQHFEVINAVASGDQVALEAKWSGTLAVPLGNMPAGHVMRAHIAAFLEFRDGKIIAQRNYDCYEPLP, encoded by the coding sequence ATGAGCCGATTCGACGACCACCCCAACGTCCGCACCGCGCTGCGCTACCACGAAGCAGTGGCAAGGCTGGCGGCACCAGAGGAACTCAAGCAGTTCCTGCACCCGGACATGGTCCATGCCCAACTCCCCAACGCGCTCTTCCCGGCGGGCGTAGACCGTGACCTCACCGAGTCTCTCGCCGCATCGACGCAAGCCCGCACGCTGCTGACCGGCCAGCACTTCGAAGTGATCAACGCAGTGGCCTCCGGCGACCAGGTCGCACTGGAGGCCAAGTGGTCCGGCACGCTGGCCGTTCCCCTCGGGAACATGCCGGCAGGCCACGTGATGCGCGCGCACATCGCGGCCTTCCTCGAATTCCGGGACGGAAAGATCATCGCTCAGCGCAATTACGACTGCTACGAGCCCCTTCCCTAG
- a CDS encoding MarR family winged helix-turn-helix transcriptional regulator: MQAGGMQESVDPSSLDIGSLALFVGFAATGAIQADLASRGFGDLRMSHGYVFQHLIDARPTVSDLSAKLDMTQQGASKAVAELERLGYVERLPSSHDARIRHVVLTPRGEEAVSAARRARKRLEARLRKSSDPAAFDAARSVLVGLLDELGGAAAIHRRDVRPPR, encoded by the coding sequence ATGCAGGCTGGAGGCATGCAGGAATCAGTTGATCCATCCAGCCTCGACATCGGCAGCCTCGCTCTCTTCGTCGGCTTCGCCGCCACCGGCGCGATCCAGGCAGACCTCGCCTCCAGGGGCTTCGGCGACCTTCGGATGTCCCACGGGTACGTGTTCCAGCACCTGATCGATGCGCGCCCGACCGTGAGCGACCTGTCGGCGAAGCTCGACATGACACAGCAGGGAGCCTCCAAGGCCGTCGCAGAACTGGAGCGGCTCGGCTATGTCGAACGCCTGCCGAGCTCTCATGACGCCCGCATCCGCCATGTCGTCCTCACACCCCGGGGCGAGGAGGCCGTCAGCGCCGCTCGCCGCGCGCGGAAACGACTCGAGGCACGTCTGCGTAAGAGCTCCGATCCGGCGGCTTTCGATGCGGCCCGTTCGGTACTCGTCGGCCTCCTCGACGAACTGGGCGGCGCAGCGGCGATCCACCGCCGCGATGTCAGGCCGCCGCGCTGA
- a CDS encoding DUF4234 domain-containing protein: MEVEASAIADASARAACEDVMEQVQAVQRVDRYVHERRFTDQSLTSWALCFFLLSWITLGIYPVYLFYRRCDRADRFRIRRLHYYDAVVEATRQYAELTGRYETCQEELGDLQRFVKERFVDEHKPIRAGLSLFLAFITLGIYGFYAVYRMMRFWWQIQFTEQDFDEKLSRLWADLGVVRYPVTFEVDEEVDRSFGLYLFLTIVTLGIFGIVWDYHLHTDPDRIFPEFHSAEDAVLGALRMPPPIPAYRPQAA, translated from the coding sequence ATGGAAGTAGAGGCATCGGCTATTGCTGATGCGAGTGCTCGTGCCGCATGCGAGGACGTCATGGAACAGGTACAGGCGGTGCAGCGGGTTGATCGTTACGTACATGAACGCCGTTTCACTGATCAGAGTCTGACCAGTTGGGCGCTCTGCTTCTTCCTGCTCTCGTGGATCACGCTGGGAATCTATCCGGTATACCTCTTCTACCGCCGGTGTGATCGTGCGGACAGGTTCAGAATTCGGCGCCTGCATTACTATGACGCGGTCGTTGAAGCTACGCGTCAATATGCGGAGTTGACCGGTCGGTACGAGACCTGTCAGGAAGAGCTGGGTGATCTTCAACGCTTTGTGAAAGAGCGCTTCGTCGACGAACACAAGCCCATCAGGGCGGGTCTCTCCTTGTTCCTTGCCTTCATCACGCTGGGAATCTACGGATTCTATGCTGTCTACCGGATGATGCGATTCTGGTGGCAGATCCAATTCACCGAGCAAGACTTCGACGAAAAATTGAGTCGGCTCTGGGCTGATCTCGGGGTGGTGAGGTACCCCGTCACCTTTGAGGTGGACGAGGAGGTAGACCGGAGTTTTGGACTCTATCTATTCCTCACCATTGTGACGCTCGGCATCTTCGGAATCGTGTGGGACTACCATCTGCACACCGACCCTGACAGGATCTTCCCGGAGTTCCACTCGGCGGAGGACGCCGTTCTCGGTGCTCTCCGCATGCCTCCACCGATCCCTGCCTACAGGCCCCAGGCCGCCTGA
- the tadA gene encoding tRNA adenosine(34) deaminase TadA, with amino-acid sequence MTDPAPAPDPTPGQVPGQVPDPAPGPAPARAHGQVPDPVRDRWREPMRRALDEAVRARENGDVPVGALVLGPGGEVIGSGHNAREAWGDPTAHAEIVAIRAAAGTLRGEWRLEGCTLLVTLEPCTMCAGAAVLSRLERVVYGAVDPKAGAAGSLWDVVRDRRLNHRPEVIHGVLADECGALLTDFFRASPNPG; translated from the coding sequence ATGACCGACCCCGCTCCCGCACCCGATCCCACGCCTGGCCAAGTGCCCGGCCAAGTGCCCGACCCGGCGCCCGGCCCCGCGCCTGCTCGTGCGCACGGTCAGGTGCCCGACCCCGTGCGCGACCGCTGGCGCGAACCGATGCGCCGCGCCCTCGACGAGGCCGTAAGGGCACGCGAGAACGGCGACGTACCGGTGGGGGCGCTCGTGCTCGGCCCCGGCGGCGAGGTCATCGGAAGCGGGCACAACGCACGCGAAGCCTGGGGGGACCCCACCGCCCACGCCGAGATCGTCGCCATCCGCGCGGCGGCCGGCACCCTGCGCGGCGAGTGGCGCCTGGAGGGCTGCACCCTCCTGGTCACGCTGGAACCGTGCACGATGTGCGCCGGCGCGGCGGTGCTCTCCCGGCTGGAGCGGGTCGTCTACGGCGCGGTCGACCCCAAGGCGGGCGCGGCGGGCTCCCTGTGGGACGTCGTTCGTGACCGGCGCCTCAACCACCGCCCCGAGGTCATCCACGGCGTCCTCGCCGACGAATGCGGCGCCCTCCTCACCGACTTCTTCCGCGCCTCCCCGAACCCCGGCTGA
- a CDS encoding tRNA adenosine deaminase-associated protein, protein MYFAALLARTEDGWEASDTELDDVETLADLADLARETATDDEPVLACIEQEGEWFGVVRVEGEDDPRVFVSDAAAAMRSSYGEILLSDELLGREPENPDALDQLVDLDGTEDGEPESKDSADADPSGASESAPIGPLGDASLLADLGMEDKALLSLAPEDALSEIADALGCTDVLEAVR, encoded by the coding sequence GTGTATTTCGCCGCACTGCTCGCGCGCACCGAAGACGGGTGGGAAGCGAGCGACACGGAGCTCGACGATGTGGAGACCCTGGCCGACCTGGCCGACCTGGCCCGGGAGACCGCTACCGACGACGAACCTGTGCTGGCCTGCATCGAGCAGGAGGGCGAGTGGTTCGGTGTCGTAAGGGTCGAGGGCGAGGACGACCCGCGCGTCTTCGTCTCGGACGCCGCGGCTGCCATGCGCAGCTCGTACGGCGAGATCCTGCTGTCCGACGAGCTGCTGGGCCGCGAGCCGGAGAACCCCGACGCGCTCGACCAGCTCGTGGACCTGGACGGCACCGAGGACGGTGAACCGGAGTCCAAGGACAGCGCCGACGCCGACCCCTCGGGCGCCTCGGAGAGCGCGCCCATCGGCCCGCTGGGCGACGCGAGTCTGCTCGCAGACCTCGGAATGGAGGACAAGGCCCTGCTCTCCCTCGCTCCCGAGGACGCACTGAGCGAGATCGCGGACGCGCTGGGCTGCACCGACGTGCTGGAGGCGGTGCGCTAG
- the upp gene encoding uracil phosphoribosyltransferase: MRIHAVDHPLVAHKLSTLRDERTDSPTFRRLADELVTLLAYEATRDVRIDAVEIRTPVAATTGVRLSHPRPLVVPILRAGLGMLDGMVRLLPTAEVGFLGMIRDEETLQASTYANRMPDDLSGRQAYVLDPMLATGGTLVAAIDELIRRGADDVTAICLLAAPEGVRLMERELEGAPVTVVTASIDERLNEHGYIVPGLGDAGDRMYGTAG, translated from the coding sequence ATGCGGATCCACGCCGTCGACCACCCGCTGGTGGCGCACAAGCTGTCCACGTTGCGCGACGAGCGCACCGACTCACCGACGTTCCGGCGTCTCGCCGACGAGTTGGTGACACTGCTCGCCTACGAGGCGACGAGGGACGTACGCATCGACGCGGTGGAGATCCGCACCCCGGTCGCCGCGACCACCGGCGTGCGTCTGTCCCATCCGCGGCCCCTCGTCGTACCGATCCTGCGTGCGGGACTGGGGATGCTCGACGGCATGGTGCGGCTGCTGCCCACCGCGGAGGTCGGATTCCTCGGCATGATCCGCGACGAGGAGACCCTTCAGGCCTCCACCTACGCCAATCGCATGCCCGACGACCTCTCCGGGCGCCAGGCGTACGTGCTGGACCCGATGCTGGCGACGGGCGGCACCCTCGTGGCCGCGATCGACGAGCTGATCCGGCGCGGCGCCGACGACGTGACCGCGATCTGCCTGCTGGCGGCGCCCGAGGGCGTACGCCTGATGGAGCGTGAACTGGAAGGTGCGCCCGTGACCGTCGTGACGGCGTCGATCGACGAACGCCTCAACGAGCACGGCTACATCGTGCCGGGACTGGGCGACGCGGGCGATCGGATGTACGGCACCGCGGGCTAG
- a CDS encoding LytR C-terminal domain-containing protein — translation MSMLTPPGMGGKYRITGNRYPRMRRPRNRRRIVLASTAAVVALSVGGWGTLQLIDIFSGGGTSANAAGSNSKAKDGAGCATDAKSGPAGGKKLDLPEPDSIEVNVLNATDRSGLAKSIADELKKRGFKIGDVANAPDEFDKKVDNTGVLLGAPGKEGDARLKVLGAHFKDVDTRFDDRKGDDVDFVIGKAYDKLAKEKEADKALTALSDPKHSGPSRGHCKD, via the coding sequence ATGAGCATGCTGACTCCCCCCGGCATGGGCGGAAAGTACCGCATCACGGGAAATCGCTACCCCCGCATGCGCCGCCCCCGCAACCGTCGCAGGATCGTGCTCGCCTCAACCGCCGCCGTCGTCGCGCTCTCCGTCGGCGGGTGGGGAACCCTCCAACTCATCGACATCTTCTCGGGCGGCGGCACCTCCGCGAACGCCGCCGGCAGCAACTCGAAGGCCAAGGACGGCGCCGGTTGCGCGACCGACGCGAAGTCCGGCCCCGCGGGCGGCAAGAAGCTCGATCTGCCCGAGCCGGACTCGATCGAAGTCAACGTACTCAACGCCACGGACCGCAGCGGACTCGCCAAGTCCATCGCCGACGAGCTGAAGAAGCGGGGATTCAAGATCGGCGATGTGGCGAACGCACCCGACGAGTTCGACAAGAAGGTCGACAACACCGGCGTGCTGCTGGGCGCTCCCGGCAAGGAGGGCGACGCCCGACTGAAGGTCCTGGGCGCCCACTTCAAGGACGTCGACACCCGCTTCGACGACCGCAAGGGCGACGACGTCGACTTCGTCATCGGCAAGGCGTACGACAAGCTCGCCAAGGAGAAGGAAGCCGACAAGGCCCTTACGGCGCTGAGCGATCCGAAGCACTCGGGCCCGTCCCGCGGCCACTGCAAGGACTGA
- a CDS encoding type II toxin-antitoxin system VapB family antitoxin yields MIFKRIGNGRPYPDHGRESTRQWADVAPRPVRLDQLVTTKGQLDLETLLAEDSTFYGDLFAHVVKWNGDLYLEDGLHRAVRAALQQRQVLHARVLELD; encoded by the coding sequence GTGATCTTCAAGCGAATCGGAAACGGGCGGCCGTACCCCGACCACGGCCGGGAAAGCACCCGTCAGTGGGCAGATGTGGCCCCACGCCCGGTGCGCCTGGACCAGCTCGTCACGACGAAGGGCCAGCTCGACCTCGAGACCCTGCTGGCGGAGGACTCGACCTTCTACGGAGATCTCTTCGCCCACGTCGTGAAGTGGAACGGCGACCTCTATCTGGAGGACGGTCTGCACCGCGCGGTACGTGCGGCACTTCAGCAGCGACAGGTGCTCCACGCACGCGTGTTGGAGCTTGACTGA
- a CDS encoding M28 family peptidase, with the protein MPTASTAPEPSRKADSSGRPAPASAPPPATASARLASRVGRGPGHRTLAALAATALATPLLLTAAASPAAADPSAKAGTAVPSAAQRQSGQPADEFAKKLVRRTGAKGAMRHLKALQAIASRNDGNRAAGSRGHELSAKYAGTLLKAAGYEVTYQSFDFVYRETLAEKMTVTSPGERDVPVKLMTYTKSTPEGGSEARIAPVPEDEDETSGCTAADYESGDYDGTIALIRRGGCSFAEKQAAAADAGAVAAVVYNNTEGELSGTLEDPSKGRIPTGGISRKDGEALAAEAESDEVTANVELREFQEERSTPNVVAETPGGDEDHVAMFGAHLDSVTEGPGINDNASGSAGILETALQFAAAGGTREGRGGGAPHNKVRFALWTAEEVGLRGADHYVSELSDAEREKISLYLNFDMIASPNYGLFVHDGDDSDGEGSGPGPEGSGRLERDIVDFMESQGEKTRGADFDGRSDYGPFIDAGIPAGGSKTGAEGIKSEAEQKLWGGEAGAAYDGCYHQKCDDLDNIDKKALDLNVKVIADAVGHYSRDVSDLP; encoded by the coding sequence GTGCCCACAGCGTCCACAGCGCCCGAACCCTCCCGCAAGGCGGACTCGTCCGGGAGACCCGCGCCCGCGTCCGCGCCTCCGCCGGCGACCGCATCAGCCCGCCTGGCGAGTCGCGTCGGGCGCGGCCCCGGGCACCGCACCCTCGCCGCGCTGGCCGCCACCGCGCTCGCCACACCGCTGCTGCTGACCGCCGCCGCCTCACCCGCGGCGGCGGACCCGTCAGCGAAGGCAGGGACGGCCGTGCCCTCCGCCGCACAGCGGCAATCCGGCCAGCCCGCCGACGAGTTCGCGAAGAAGCTCGTACGGCGTACGGGCGCCAAGGGCGCGATGAGACACCTCAAGGCACTTCAGGCCATCGCGAGCCGCAACGACGGCAATCGCGCCGCCGGTTCACGCGGCCATGAACTCTCCGCGAAGTACGCGGGCACCCTGCTCAAGGCCGCCGGCTACGAAGTGACGTACCAGAGCTTCGACTTCGTCTACCGCGAGACGCTCGCGGAGAAGATGACGGTGACCTCCCCCGGCGAACGCGACGTGCCGGTCAAGCTGATGACGTACACCAAGAGCACCCCCGAGGGGGGCTCCGAGGCCCGGATCGCCCCCGTCCCGGAGGACGAGGACGAGACCTCCGGCTGCACCGCCGCCGACTACGAGTCCGGCGACTACGACGGCACGATCGCCCTGATCCGGCGCGGCGGCTGCTCCTTCGCCGAGAAGCAGGCGGCGGCAGCCGACGCGGGCGCCGTCGCCGCGGTCGTCTACAACAACACCGAGGGCGAACTGAGCGGCACCCTCGAGGACCCGTCCAAGGGCCGCATCCCGACGGGCGGCATCAGCCGGAAGGACGGCGAAGCCCTCGCCGCCGAGGCCGAGTCGGACGAGGTCACGGCGAACGTGGAGCTGCGTGAGTTCCAGGAGGAGCGCAGCACCCCCAACGTCGTCGCGGAGACCCCGGGCGGCGACGAGGACCACGTCGCGATGTTCGGCGCGCATCTCGACTCGGTGACCGAGGGCCCCGGCATCAACGACAACGCCTCGGGCTCGGCCGGAATCCTCGAAACCGCCCTCCAGTTCGCGGCGGCGGGCGGCACCCGCGAGGGCCGCGGCGGGGGAGCCCCGCACAACAAGGTCCGCTTCGCCCTGTGGACGGCCGAGGAGGTCGGCCTCAGAGGCGCCGACCACTACGTATCCGAACTCTCCGACGCCGAACGCGAGAAGATCTCCCTCTACCTCAACTTCGACATGATCGCCTCGCCCAACTACGGCCTGTTCGTACACGACGGCGACGACTCCGACGGCGAGGGCTCCGGCCCCGGCCCCGAGGGCTCGGGCCGACTGGAGCGCGACATAGTCGACTTCATGGAGTCGCAGGGCGAGAAGACACGGGGCGCCGACTTCGACGGACGCTCCGACTACGGCCCGTTCATCGACGCGGGCATCCCGGCGGGCGGCTCGAAGACGGGCGCCGAGGGCATCAAGTCGGAGGCGGAGCAGAAGCTGTGGGGCGGCGAGGCCGGTGCCGCGTACGACGGCTGCTACCACCAGAAGTGCGACGACCTGGACAACATCGACAAGAAGGCGCTCGACCTCAACGTCAAGGTGATCGCCGACGCGGTCGGCCACTACTCACGGGACGTCAGCGACCTCCCCTGA
- a CDS encoding acyltransferase family protein has product MTPESTTSTATRLPLPPAEPAAPVRSRHRQDSGPGAHRKPRQKPRATAQHKPTQGQKQRDPYFDNAKYLAIVLVALGHSWEPLRDGSRAAGALYILVYTFHMPAFMVISGYFSRSFQGKPHQLKRLLTGVAVPYVLFEAAYTLFKRWADDDPAYPISLLDPWYLTWFLGALFIWRLTAPLWKTVRWPVALSLGVAVLASISPDIGDDLDLQRVLQFLPFFVIGLHLKPEHFRLVRTRRARLLSVPVVLVASLFAYWAVNRMNAAWFYHYNSAQEMGAPWWIGVIMTFALFGCSMVLTACFLAWVPGRRMWFTALGAGTLYGYLLHGFFAKGSRFWDWYEVDWVHTPLGAVAVTFAAAALITVLCTPPVQRVFRFSMEPEMDWAFRQDPSEAARDRQRPGRRAREALS; this is encoded by the coding sequence GTGACACCGGAGTCGACGACGAGCACCGCGACCCGCCTCCCCCTCCCCCCGGCCGAGCCCGCCGCGCCCGTACGTTCGCGCCACCGGCAGGACTCCGGGCCGGGCGCACACCGCAAACCCCGGCAGAAGCCACGCGCGACCGCCCAACACAAGCCCACACAAGGGCAGAAGCAGCGCGACCCGTACTTCGACAACGCCAAGTATCTGGCGATCGTGCTCGTGGCGCTCGGTCATTCATGGGAGCCGCTGCGCGACGGCTCACGGGCCGCGGGCGCGCTCTACATCCTCGTCTACACGTTCCACATGCCGGCGTTCATGGTGATCTCCGGCTACTTCTCACGGAGCTTCCAGGGCAAACCGCACCAGCTCAAGCGGCTGTTGACGGGTGTGGCCGTGCCTTACGTCCTCTTCGAGGCGGCCTACACCCTCTTCAAACGCTGGGCCGACGACGACCCCGCCTACCCCATCAGCCTGCTCGACCCCTGGTATCTGACGTGGTTCCTGGGCGCGTTGTTCATCTGGCGGCTTACGGCTCCCCTGTGGAAGACCGTGCGCTGGCCCGTCGCGCTCTCGCTCGGGGTGGCCGTGCTGGCCTCGATCTCACCCGACATCGGGGACGACCTCGACCTTCAACGCGTCCTCCAGTTCCTGCCGTTCTTCGTCATCGGGCTGCACCTCAAGCCCGAGCACTTCCGGCTGGTGCGCACCCGCAGGGCCCGGCTGCTGTCCGTCCCCGTCGTCCTCGTCGCCTCGCTGTTCGCCTACTGGGCGGTGAACCGGATGAACGCCGCGTGGTTCTACCACTACAACAGCGCCCAGGAGATGGGCGCTCCATGGTGGATCGGCGTCATCATGACCTTCGCGCTCTTCGGCTGCTCGATGGTGCTGACGGCCTGCTTCCTCGCCTGGGTCCCGGGCCGCCGCATGTGGTTCACGGCCCTCGGCGCGGGCACCCTCTACGGCTATCTGCTGCACGGCTTCTTCGCCAAGGGCTCCCGCTTCTGGGACTGGTACGAAGTCGACTGGGTGCACACGCCGTTGGGCGCCGTCGCCGTGACGTTCGCCGCCGCCGCACTGATCACCGTGCTGTGTACGCCGCCCGTGCAGCGGGTGTTCCGCTTCTCGATGGAGCCGGAGATGGACTGGGCGTTCCGTCAGGACCCGTCGGAGGCGGCACGCGACCGGCAACGTCCGGGGCGGCGAGCGCGCGAGGCGCTGAGCTAG
- a CDS encoding tetratricopeptide repeat protein, producing MYGKAFAPEYQGALGSLSVNSSLADVLVRATEQLRAAERDGTPREAARCSLAVAEAHRRLGNNREADRAWKASYRTARGADDPGTMAWAAWSGGTLARQRGAMALARRLLALAAELGERDGDVLARGYALAGLAETGRIQGDYEAVDALHGQLLAEARERGEARHMVWALEGIAQMRRNTGDFDSALAMFEEAAAIAERAEDHRGRAWALRGVADLVSARDGDTERALALLTEAAGLCRSMNLTGALAYNHKMRGNVLYRAGRYAEARTMYDKARSQFSAMGEPRGEALARLGLVKSHARLGREPARTAADLDGLHRALDAIGLRHAGRLIRDARAELGIEAMAAV from the coding sequence ATGTACGGCAAGGCATTCGCGCCCGAATACCAGGGCGCACTCGGCTCGTTGTCGGTGAACTCCTCGCTCGCCGACGTCCTCGTCCGTGCGACCGAGCAGTTGCGCGCGGCCGAGCGCGACGGCACTCCCCGCGAGGCCGCCCGCTGCTCCCTCGCCGTCGCGGAGGCACACCGGCGGCTCGGCAACAACCGCGAGGCCGACCGCGCCTGGAAGGCGAGCTACCGCACGGCCCGAGGCGCCGACGACCCCGGCACGATGGCCTGGGCGGCATGGAGCGGAGGCACCCTCGCCCGGCAGCGCGGCGCGATGGCGCTCGCCCGCCGACTGCTCGCGCTCGCCGCGGAGTTGGGCGAACGCGACGGCGATGTACTCGCCCGCGGCTACGCCCTCGCCGGGCTCGCCGAGACCGGCCGCATCCAGGGCGACTACGAGGCCGTCGACGCCCTGCACGGACAACTGCTGGCCGAGGCCCGCGAGCGCGGCGAGGCCCGCCACATGGTGTGGGCGCTCGAAGGCATAGCGCAGATGCGCCGCAACACGGGCGACTTCGACTCCGCGCTCGCGATGTTCGAGGAGGCCGCGGCGATCGCCGAGAGGGCGGAGGACCACCGGGGCCGCGCATGGGCCCTGCGCGGCGTCGCCGACCTCGTCTCCGCACGCGACGGCGACACGGAACGCGCGCTCGCCCTGCTCACCGAGGCCGCCGGGCTCTGCCGCAGCATGAACCTCACCGGCGCGCTCGCCTACAACCACAAGATGCGCGGCAACGTCCTCTACCGCGCCGGCCGCTACGCCGAAGCGCGGACGATGTACGACAAGGCGCGCTCGCAGTTCAGCGCGATGGGCGAGCCACGGGGCGAGGCGCTCGCCCGCCTCGGCCTCGTAAAGTCGCATGCGCGTCTCGGCCGTGAGCCCGCCCGCACGGCGGCCGATCTCGACGGACTGCACCGCGCACTGGACGCCATCGGGCTGCGCCACGCCGGGCGCCTCATCCGCGACGCACGGGCGGAGTTGGGGATCGAGGCGATGGCCGCCGTCTGA
- a CDS encoding sensor histidine kinase, which produces MKLSTRIALAVGLTVPLLVLAAGWLLFALVAKDVHAEQDAHLRERAAVVKKDARRLLRVTASDRPRAEQVRERRLYAAALDVGIRVVGPYGTFSGGPQPDARTTLPESAPRPVTVRERGKGAPEGMPRKRRVDSWRVLSVPVHGKQPGVEGTLWLFAPDTTGRAQLAFVRRRVTVVALVAAPVSALLAWAAASRASLPLRRLQQRTSGLDPRSGTATATSTASRSDGGTETGGGAAQATSRFEHTPTRITEVDDLAETLRTVLARYDEQAARTAQALATARSFSSAAAHELRTPLMSMQTNLEILSAHPELAGEDRDEVLEDLRREHSRLLGLLVMLRELGQGDLVEADAFGPLDLGEIAEAAVADARRRDRSAAVRLTAAEPGLTVHGWEPGLRSMLDNLIGNALAHGRGRAHDGHGRDAHGRDAHGRDGPGGGGLGHAQVAGGGGPLAPVEVAVRPYASPAGPVAVLTVDDDGPGIPEEQRAAVFQRFKRGPDSSGSGLGLTLVAQQAALHRATVEIRDRPDGLPGTRVEVRVPLAPPEETVPDPGLPAQRDWLIGTAPGAGAGDMAPMAPAPARATAPIPRDARTSTTVPGSQGIHKEGL; this is translated from the coding sequence ATGAAGCTCTCCACGCGCATCGCGCTGGCGGTCGGGCTGACCGTGCCGCTGCTCGTACTCGCCGCCGGATGGCTGCTGTTCGCACTGGTCGCGAAGGACGTGCACGCCGAGCAGGACGCGCATCTGCGCGAGCGTGCGGCAGTGGTGAAGAAGGACGCGCGCCGGCTGCTGCGTGTGACCGCGTCGGACCGGCCGCGTGCGGAACAGGTCCGTGAGCGGCGGCTGTACGCGGCGGCACTCGACGTCGGCATCCGCGTCGTCGGACCGTACGGCACCTTCTCAGGCGGACCGCAGCCCGACGCCCGTACGACGCTGCCCGAGTCCGCACCGCGCCCCGTCACGGTGCGCGAGCGCGGCAAGGGCGCCCCGGAGGGCATGCCGCGAAAGCGCAGGGTGGACAGTTGGCGTGTGCTGTCGGTGCCGGTGCACGGCAAGCAGCCGGGCGTCGAGGGGACGTTGTGGCTGTTCGCCCCGGACACCACCGGCAGGGCCCAACTCGCCTTCGTACGGCGGCGGGTGACCGTGGTCGCGCTCGTCGCCGCGCCGGTGTCGGCGCTGCTGGCGTGGGCGGCGGCATCGCGGGCGAGCCTGCCGCTGCGGCGGCTTCAGCAGCGTACGAGCGGACTCGATCCGCGGTCCGGGACCGCTACGGCGACGAGTACGGCTTCGAGGTCCGATGGGGGCACGGAAACGGGCGGGGGCGCCGCGCAGGCGACGTCGCGTTTCGAGCACACCCCCACCCGGATCACCGAGGTCGACGACCTCGCCGAGACCCTGCGTACGGTGCTGGCACGCTATGACGAGCAGGCCGCGCGCACGGCGCAGGCGCTCGCCACGGCCCGTTCCTTCTCCTCGGCGGCGGCCCACGAACTGCGCACGCCGCTGATGAGCATGCAGACCAACCTCGAAATCCTCTCCGCCCACCCGGAGTTGGCGGGCGAGGACCGCGACGAGGTGCTGGAGGATCTGCGGCGCGAGCACTCGCGGCTGCTGGGACTGCTGGTCATGCTGCGGGAGTTGGGGCAGGGCGACCTGGTCGAGGCGGACGCGTTCGGGCCGCTCGACCTGGGCGAGATCGCCGAGGCGGCGGTCGCGGACGCGCGGCGCCGTGACCGCAGCGCGGCGGTGCGGCTGACCGCGGCCGAGCCGGGGCTCACGGTGCACGGCTGGGAGCCGGGCCTGCGTTCGATGCTGGACAACCTCATCGGCAACGCGCTCGCACATGGACGCGGCCGCGCACATGACGGACACGGACGTGACGCGCATGGCCGTGACGCGCATGGCCGTGACGGGCCCGGAGGCGGCGGACTCGGGCACGCCCAAGTGGCGGGCGGTGGCGGCCCGTTGGCGCCGGTGGAGGTCGCGGTGCGGCCCTACGCCTCGCCCGCGGGTCCGGTCGCGGTGCTCACGGTCGACGACGACGGTCCGGGCATACCGGAGGAGCAGCGTGCCGCCGTCTTCCAGCGGTTCAAGCGCGGCCCGGACAGCAGCGGTTCGGGGCTGGGCCTCACGCTCGTGGCACAGCAGGCGGCGCTGCACCGTGCCACGGTCGAGATCAGGGACCGGCCGGACGGGCTGCCAGGGACCCGCGTCGAGGTACGCGTTCCGCTCGCGCCGCCCGAGGAGACCGTTCCGGACCCAGGGCTGCCCGCGCAGCGCGACTGGCTGATCGGCACGGCCCCGGGAGCCGGTGCCGGGGACATGGCGCCCATGGCTCCGGCACCCGCCCGGGCCACGGCCCCGATTCCGAGGGACGCCCGCACATCCACAACCGTCCCCGGCTCACAAGGAATTCACAAAGAGGGCCTCTAG